A region of Lagenorhynchus albirostris chromosome 20, mLagAlb1.1, whole genome shotgun sequence DNA encodes the following proteins:
- the PECAM1 gene encoding platelet endothelial cell adhesion molecule isoform X1, with the protein MGLCFSRGRFLTSIAWEVASASRAWRKSRTSCPKPSLTLRMQLGWTQGGTMWLRVLLTLLLCSSLEGQENSFTINSIHMQILPKQEVQNGENLTLQCVVDVSTTSSVKPRHQVLFYKDDVLFHNVSSMENTESYFIPQARVYDAGTYKCTVILNNKEKTTEEYPVLVRGVSDPRVTLDKKEVIEGGVVMVNCSVPEEKAPIHFTIEKFELNVKGVKQKREKTSQNQNFVTLKFTVEEQDHAIWFQCQARIVSGTHVEPSRSIRSELVTVRESFSNPKFHISPKGTIIEGDDLHIKCTIQVTHLAQSFPEIIIQKDKAIVAHSRHGNEAVYSVMATVEHNGNYTCKVEASRISKVSSIVVNITELFSKPKLESSATRLDQGEGLNLWCSIPGAPPANFTIQKGAVVVSQAQNFTKIASEWDSGTYTCVAGIGKVVKSSNAVQIAVCEMLSKPSIFHDSRSEVIKGQTIEVSCQSINGTSPIFYQLSKASKTLASQSMGSNEPAIFKDNPTKDVEYHCIADNCHSHTKLVSELLQVKVIAPVDEVKLSILLNEEVESGKPIVLRCSVNEGSSPITYKFYKEKEGKPFYQVTLNDTHAIWHKPKASKEQEGQYYCTASNRASLSKNVLQSNTLTVRVYLAPWKKGLIAVVVIGVIIATLILGARCYFLKKAKAKQMPVEMSRPAAPLLNSSNEKTLSDPNTEANRHYGYNEDVGNHAMKPLNENKEPLTLDVEYTEVEVTAPEPHRGLGTKGTETVYSEIRKADPDFVENRYSRTEGSLDGT; encoded by the exons CTTTCACCATCAACAGCATCCACATGCAGATCCTGCCGAAGCAGGAGGTGCAGAACGGGGAGAACCTGACCCTGCAGTGCGTCGTGGATGTCAGCACCACCTCGAGTGTCAAGCCTCGGCACCAGGTGCTGTTCTACAAGGATGACGTGCTGTTTCACAACGTCTCCTCCATGGAGAACACAGAGAGTTATTTTATTCCCCAAGCCCGGGTCTATGACGCGGGGACGTATAAATGCACTGTGATCCTGAACAACAAGGAGAAAACGACTGAGGAGTACCCGGTGTTGGTGAGAG GAGTGTCCGATCCCAGGGTGACGCTGGACAAGAAGGAGGTCATAGAAGGCGGGGTCGTGATGGTCAACTGCTCTGTCCCAGAGGAAAAGGCTCCAATACATTTCACAATTGAAAAATTCGAACTAAATGTAAAAGGCGtcaagcaaaaaagagaaaaaacttccCAGAACCAGAATTTTGTGACGCTGAAATTCACAGTTGAGGAGCAAGACCACGCTATATGGTTCCAATGTCAAGCGAGGATCGTTTCCGGGACCCACGTGGAGCCCTCTAGATCCATCAGGAGTGAACTGGTCACCGTGAGGG AATCCTTCTCTAATCCCAAGTTCCACATCAGCCCCAAGGGAACAATCATAGAAGGGGATGATCTCCACATCAAGTGCACCATTCAAGTGACGCACCTGGCCCAGTCGTTTCCGGAAATCATAATCCAGAAGGACAAGGCGATTGTAGCACACAGCAGGCATGGCAACGAGGCCGTGTACTCAGTGATGGCCACGGTGGAGCACAACGGCAACTACACGTGCAAAGTGGAAGCCAGCCGCATATCCAAGGTCAGCAGCATCGTGGTCAACATAACAG aGCTGTTTTCCAAGCCAAAGCTGGAATCTTCCGCCACACGTCTGGATCAGGGGGAAGGCCTGAACCTGTGGTGCTCCATCCCAGGGGCACCTCCAGCCAACTTCACCATCCAGAAGGGAGCCGTGGTTGTGTCGCAGGCTCAAAATTTCACTAAGATAGCCTCAGAGTGGGACAGTGGGACATACACCTGCGTCGCGGGCATTGGCAAGGTGGTCAAGAGTAGCAACGCGGTCCAGATAGCTGTGTGTG AAATGCTTTCCAAGCCCAGTATTTTTCATGACTCCAGGTCTGAGGTGATAAAAGGACAGACCATAGAAGTCAGCTGTCAATCCATAAACGGAACCTCACCCATTTTTTATCAGCTTTCAAAAGCAAGTAAGACTTTGGCGagtcagagcatgggctccaatGAGCCCGCAATATTCAAAGATAACCCAACGAAAGATGTAGAATACCATTGCATCGCGGATAATTGCCATTCCCATACCAAACTGGTCAGCGAACTTCTGCAGGTCAAGGTGATAG CCCCGGTGGATGAAGTCAAGCTCTCTATCCTGTTGAATGAGGAGGTGGAGTCTGGGAAGCCCATTGTGCTTCGATGCTCTGTGAATGAAGGATCTAGTCCCATCACATACAAGTTTTACAAAGAAAAGGAGGGCAAACCCTTCTACCAAGTCACCTTGAATGACACCCATGCCATTTGGCACAAGCCAAAGGCTAGCAAGGAGCAGGAGGGACAGTATTACTGCACGGCCTCCAACAGAGCCAGTCTCTCCAAAAATGTCCTCCAAAGCAACACCCTGACAGTCAGAG TCTATCTCGCCCCCTGGAAGAAAGGACTTATCGCAGTGGTTGTCATCGGAGTGATCATTGCCACCTTGATACTTGGGGCCAGATGCTATTTTCTGAAGAAAGCCAAGG CCAAGCAGATGCCGGTGGAGATGTCCAG gCCAGCAGCACCACTTCTGAACTCCAGCAATGAGAAGACGTTGTCAGATCCCAACACTGAAGCCAACAGACATTATG GTTACAATGAAGATGTTGGAAACCATGCAATGAAgccattaaatgaaaataaag AGCCTCTGACCTTGGACGTGGAGTACACTGAAGTGGAAGTGACCGCCCCTGAGCCTCACAGAG GTCTGGGAACAAAGGGCACGGAGACAGTGTACAGTGAAATCCGGAAAGCTGACCCCG ATTTCGTGGAAAACAGATATTCT AGAACGGAAGGCTCCCTTGATGGAACTTAG
- the PECAM1 gene encoding platelet endothelial cell adhesion molecule isoform X2: MGLCFSRGRFLTSIAWEVASASRAWRKSRTSCPKPSLTLRMQLGWTQGGTMWLRVLLTLLLCSSLEGQENSFTINSIHMQILPKQEVQNGENLTLQCVVDVSTTSSVKPRHQVLFYKDDVLFHNVSSMENTESYFIPQARVYDAGTYKCTVILNNKEKTTEEYPVLVRGVSDPRVTLDKKEVIEGGVVMVNCSVPEEKAPIHFTIEKFELNVKGVKQKREKTSQNQNFVTLKFTVEEQDHAIWFQCQARIVSGTHVEPSRSIRSELVTVRESFSNPKFHISPKGTIIEGDDLHIKCTIQVTHLAQSFPEIIIQKDKAIVAHSRHGNEAVYSVMATVEHNGNYTCKVEASRISKVSSIVVNITELFSKPKLESSATRLDQGEGLNLWCSIPGAPPANFTIQKGAVVVSQAQNFTKIASEWDSGTYTCVAGIGKVVKSSNAVQIAVCEMLSKPSIFHDSRSEVIKGQTIEVSCQSINGTSPIFYQLSKASKTLASQSMGSNEPAIFKDNPTKDVEYHCIADNCHSHTKLVSELLQVKVIAPVDEVKLSILLNEEVESGKPIVLRCSVNEGSSPITYKFYKEKEGKPFYQVTLNDTHAIWHKPKASKEQEGQYYCTASNRASLSKNVLQSNTLTVRVYLAPWKKGLIAVVVIGVIIATLILGARCYFLKKAKAKQMPVEMSRPAAPLLNSSNEKTLSDPNTEANRHYGYNEDVGNHAMKPLNENKEPLTLDVEYTEVEVTAPEPHRGLGTKGTETVYSEIRKADPARTPLHFPFPLLPHGEIPWD, translated from the exons CTTTCACCATCAACAGCATCCACATGCAGATCCTGCCGAAGCAGGAGGTGCAGAACGGGGAGAACCTGACCCTGCAGTGCGTCGTGGATGTCAGCACCACCTCGAGTGTCAAGCCTCGGCACCAGGTGCTGTTCTACAAGGATGACGTGCTGTTTCACAACGTCTCCTCCATGGAGAACACAGAGAGTTATTTTATTCCCCAAGCCCGGGTCTATGACGCGGGGACGTATAAATGCACTGTGATCCTGAACAACAAGGAGAAAACGACTGAGGAGTACCCGGTGTTGGTGAGAG GAGTGTCCGATCCCAGGGTGACGCTGGACAAGAAGGAGGTCATAGAAGGCGGGGTCGTGATGGTCAACTGCTCTGTCCCAGAGGAAAAGGCTCCAATACATTTCACAATTGAAAAATTCGAACTAAATGTAAAAGGCGtcaagcaaaaaagagaaaaaacttccCAGAACCAGAATTTTGTGACGCTGAAATTCACAGTTGAGGAGCAAGACCACGCTATATGGTTCCAATGTCAAGCGAGGATCGTTTCCGGGACCCACGTGGAGCCCTCTAGATCCATCAGGAGTGAACTGGTCACCGTGAGGG AATCCTTCTCTAATCCCAAGTTCCACATCAGCCCCAAGGGAACAATCATAGAAGGGGATGATCTCCACATCAAGTGCACCATTCAAGTGACGCACCTGGCCCAGTCGTTTCCGGAAATCATAATCCAGAAGGACAAGGCGATTGTAGCACACAGCAGGCATGGCAACGAGGCCGTGTACTCAGTGATGGCCACGGTGGAGCACAACGGCAACTACACGTGCAAAGTGGAAGCCAGCCGCATATCCAAGGTCAGCAGCATCGTGGTCAACATAACAG aGCTGTTTTCCAAGCCAAAGCTGGAATCTTCCGCCACACGTCTGGATCAGGGGGAAGGCCTGAACCTGTGGTGCTCCATCCCAGGGGCACCTCCAGCCAACTTCACCATCCAGAAGGGAGCCGTGGTTGTGTCGCAGGCTCAAAATTTCACTAAGATAGCCTCAGAGTGGGACAGTGGGACATACACCTGCGTCGCGGGCATTGGCAAGGTGGTCAAGAGTAGCAACGCGGTCCAGATAGCTGTGTGTG AAATGCTTTCCAAGCCCAGTATTTTTCATGACTCCAGGTCTGAGGTGATAAAAGGACAGACCATAGAAGTCAGCTGTCAATCCATAAACGGAACCTCACCCATTTTTTATCAGCTTTCAAAAGCAAGTAAGACTTTGGCGagtcagagcatgggctccaatGAGCCCGCAATATTCAAAGATAACCCAACGAAAGATGTAGAATACCATTGCATCGCGGATAATTGCCATTCCCATACCAAACTGGTCAGCGAACTTCTGCAGGTCAAGGTGATAG CCCCGGTGGATGAAGTCAAGCTCTCTATCCTGTTGAATGAGGAGGTGGAGTCTGGGAAGCCCATTGTGCTTCGATGCTCTGTGAATGAAGGATCTAGTCCCATCACATACAAGTTTTACAAAGAAAAGGAGGGCAAACCCTTCTACCAAGTCACCTTGAATGACACCCATGCCATTTGGCACAAGCCAAAGGCTAGCAAGGAGCAGGAGGGACAGTATTACTGCACGGCCTCCAACAGAGCCAGTCTCTCCAAAAATGTCCTCCAAAGCAACACCCTGACAGTCAGAG TCTATCTCGCCCCCTGGAAGAAAGGACTTATCGCAGTGGTTGTCATCGGAGTGATCATTGCCACCTTGATACTTGGGGCCAGATGCTATTTTCTGAAGAAAGCCAAGG CCAAGCAGATGCCGGTGGAGATGTCCAG gCCAGCAGCACCACTTCTGAACTCCAGCAATGAGAAGACGTTGTCAGATCCCAACACTGAAGCCAACAGACATTATG GTTACAATGAAGATGTTGGAAACCATGCAATGAAgccattaaatgaaaataaag AGCCTCTGACCTTGGACGTGGAGTACACTGAAGTGGAAGTGACCGCCCCTGAGCCTCACAGAG GTCTGGGAACAAAGGGCACGGAGACAGTGTACAGTGAAATCCGGAAAGCTGACCCCG CCCGGACCCCACTTCATTTCCCATTTCCACTGCTTCCTCATGGAGAGATTCCCTGGGACTGA